In Methylomonas sp. MK1, the genomic stretch TGCGGCGCTGGAAGTATCCACCCGATAAAGCCGACGAAGCGGTTGAGTTGTGTCTAAAGCAAGCCGAGGTACTCAGTGAGGCTTGGAGTGTGGGCTAATAAGCCACCGAATGGATTTCGGTACCTGGCCCTGGTCAACTCGCTGTCGATTTTGAGTCAACTTGGTGCGTATTTTTGTGAACTCCAACGGGAAGTTCGTCCTTTTGGTGCGTCGCGCCTCTATTTGGCTTGGGCGGCATTGAGCAATATCGCTGGCGAGAAAATTGCTGGCAAATCGGCATGTCTCAACTGAAGGCGCATCAAAATGTCCGTATTGCTGATTAACTCGTTTCTCGGTCGCTTCAAGCTAAAAAGTAAATTTGCGCTGATATTTACGCTGATTGTTTTGGCCGGCGTGCTGACCCTGATTATGCTCGTCGATGCGGGTCTGTCAATTTCCGGGTCACAATGGCTGGTGATAGTCTCCGCTAATCTGGCTTGGATAGTGGCGTTGTTAGCAATGTATTCTTCCCTATCGGGTGCGATTGCGGCATTGATCGGCGCACACAGGCAGTTAGAGCTTGGCAACTTCAATATGCGTCTGCAGCTTACCGGTCAGGATGAGCTGTCGCAGTTGTATAGCGGTTTTAACGAAACCGCCAAAGCGTTGGGCCGGCGCCTAGGCGATGTGCATGCGTCTATTCAAGAAGTGACCTATGCCGCCGACCAACTCAACCAGGGTGCCGGTTTCGTCGCCGAAAAACTCGATAACCAACGCGAAAGAACCACGATGATGGCGGCGGCCATTGAACAAATGTCAGCCAGTATCATGGGCGTGGCGGGGCAATGCCGGGACGCTGAAAAAATATCGTCGACCACGCAGCAGCTTTCCCAGCAAGGCCATCGCGCCATCGAAAGCTTTATTGCCGATATGAAGGCGTTGTTCGGCGAAATTCAGGACTTGGCTCAATTGATGCAGAATCTAGAATTGCATTCACAGCAGGTTGCCAGTATCTCGGAAGTGATTAAAGCCATTTCCGATCAGACCAACCTTCTGGCTCTGAATGCGGCGATAGAAGCCGCACGAGCCGGGGAATACGGTCGCGGCTTTGCCGTGGTGGCCGACGAAGTTCGCTCGCTGGCGCAACGGGTGCGGCAATCGGCCGAGGAAATAACCGGTACCACCGAAGCCGTCAGGGAAAAAATTTATCTGGCCGCGCAGTCCATCGCCGCCACTCGGGATCAAACGGAAAAAGGCATTGACAAAGCCTTCGAAGTTGAACAATCGCTGGCCGAGATTCGGCAGTATGCGGATCAAGCCTTAAATAACGTAACGATGATAGCAACCAGCGCCGAACAGCAAACCCAGGTAAGCCAGGAAATCGGCCGCAACATCGAGACGATTGCTCAAAGCGTTGAACAAAACAGCAATGCGGCCCAGGAATCAGCGGAAATAGCCAGGCATTTGGCTAAATTGGCGCAAATCGTCGCTCATTAACCAATATAAAGGGGAATTAGACGTGCCCGATTATGTTTCTGAATTGTTTTTATTGGCGGCGGTGATCGCCAGTACTGCTGCATTTATGTGCTACAAAAATCGCCAGACGCGCCTTGACCATCTACGTGGGCAATTGCATAGTCTGGAAATCACCGGCGCTTTGAAAAACCTATTGACGCAGATACAACAACATCGCGGCATGGTGAGCGCTTATTTGAACGGCGATCTGAGCTTTAAATATAAAATCGCGGTCTTGCAATCCGGCATTGATCGGCAGCTCGATCAACTCTCTGGGCAGTTCAAGCGGTCGCCGGAATCGTGTCAGTCGTTCGTTGACATTCGCGATGCCTGGAAGCAACTACACCCTTCCGCGTTGCATCTGACCAAGGAAGTAAGTTTCGAACGGCACTGTTTATTGGCCGGTACTATTCTCAATTTGATAAGAGATATAGCGGAGCATAGCCAATTACATCAGGAAAGTATTTGTCCGTTCAGCTTTATAGAAATTCTATGGCATCTATTGCCGGATACCGCGGAGGCGATAGGTCAGGCACGCGCTATCGGCACCGGCGTGGCCGCGGCTGGCCGCTGTCGGATCACTGATAGGATCAAGCTGGGTTTTCTGATTACGCGTATCCGCCAGGCCATCGAACGGGTTGAAGCCGGCATGGGCAACGCCGATATATCCATGGTTGCCGATAACCGCTTTCAGCAGTCTTCGGCTGCGGTTCATGTGCACATTACCAGTTTAATTGGCCATATCGAACAAAAATTGCTGACTGTGGATAAGCCGGCGATCGATCCGGTGGCCTTCTTTGACACCGCCACGGGGACATTGAACAGTATTTTTGCTCTTTACGATCAGGGCGAAGTGATTACAAGCCATGCCTTGCAAAACCAACTGGCAAGTGCCAGACGTAGTAGCAATCAGTCTTTCGCTATCGTGTTGGTAAGCTTGGTTTTTTTACTGGCTTCGTTGGTTTTGAAGCATGGGGTTTCTTAATCAGCGAGATCAAAAATCACGCTTTCGATGGAGGCAATTTAATTTTGAGGGATGCTGTAGTACTAAATGAGAGGCATCATTTCGAATTTGTTTGATTACATTAAACAGTCTACGCCCACTTTTTTAGGCAAGAATTCTGGAAAAGTCAGGATGTCAGCGCGATTGGCTAAGCTAAGCTAGGCAAGACCCGTTTGTTGCGCTATGGTTAATGCCCGCTTCCTCCGGCCCAATAGCTTCGTCTAGCGGGTTGGCCGAATAGCACTAAGCAATTATCAGTCGTCGCTAACCTAAACATCTAAGTCCATCCCCATTCCTCGACACAATGGCTCAACCACCCGACAGAATTCGAGCCAAGTGCCTTTGCATCGACATAGAAACCGCGCGGCAGGATAGCTTAAAGCTGCGGGAGATTGGTGCGTATCGCCCGGACACCGATGCCCGCTTGCGCTTATCAGGTAAAGCTGCCGACTTGCGGCAAAAGCTGGATCAGATCAGCGAAGGCGCGGCGTTTGTGTTGGGGCATAACGTGATTGCCTTCGATCAACCGGCTCTATCGGTATTGCATCCGGATTTGGTGCTGCATCGTTTGCCCTTGGTCGATACGCTGGAACTGTCGCCGGTGGCTTTTCCTCAAAATCCCTATCACCGCCTGGTGAAGGACTACAAACTCTGTACCACCACCCGCAACGATCCGGTTCGGGACGCGGAACTGGCTTACGAGCTGTTTCTGGATCAGGCTGGCGCCTTGCGACAGCGGGTGGCCGATCAGCCTGACGAAGCGCTGTGTCTGCATTTTTTATTGGCGCCGGAAAACGGAAAGGGCGTGGCGAATTTTTTTGCCAGCTTGCGCGCCGCGTTGCGGCCTTCCTTGCCTGATGCCCAAGCAGCCTGGCAACGAGCTACCGAGGGTAAGGCGTGCCGCGCTGGGCAGCTACAAATCGTCAATCACTATTTGCCCGATCCTGCTTGGCATAAGTCTTTGGCTTATGTGCTGGCCTGGCTGCGAGTAGCGGGCGGCAATTCGGTGTTACCGCCCTGGGTGAGTTTGTCCTTCCCGAAAACGCGGGAGTTAATCGCGACCTTGCGCGATGTGCCTTGTGGCGATGCCGAGTGCGACTGGTGTCGGGAGCAGCATGATCTGTCGCAATTGTTGCCGCGCTATTTTCCTGGCATCACCCAGTTCCGGCAGACGCCGACTACCGAGGACGGTCAGTCCTTGCAACAAGTCATCGTCGAACACGGCTTTGCCGGCACTCCGACCCTGGCGATTCTGCCAACTGGCGGCGGCAAGTCCTTGTGTTATCAATTGCCGGCGCTGGCGCGTTTTTATCGCAACGGCAGCCTGACGGTGATTGTCTCGCCGCTGCAATCCTTGATGAAGGATCAGGTGGATAACCTGGAAGCGCGGGGCATCACCTGCGCCGGCTACATCAACAGTCTGCTGAATCCACTGGAACGGCAGGTGATGCTGGATAAGTTGCGCTTGGGCGATTTGGGTTTGATCTTTGTCGCGCCGGAACAATTTCGCAGCAGCGCATTTGCCAAAGCCTTACAGCATCGTGAAGTCGGCGCTTGGGTATTCGACGAAGCGCATTGTTTATCCAAATGGGGTCATGATTTTCGGCCGGATTATTTGTACGTGTCGCGTTTTATAAAAACCCGGCAAAAGGATAAGCCGTCACCGGTGTTTTGTTTTACCGCCACCGCCAAGCCGGATGTGGTGCAAGACATTGTGGAGCATTTTCGCAAGCGCCTGGGTATTACGCTGGCGTGTTTGACCGGCGGCGTCAGCCGCGAAAACCTGCTGTACGAAGTACACGCGGTGCCGGCCCAAGCCAAATACCCGGAAGTGCTGCGTTTGCTGGAGCAAAGCTTGCGCGACGAGGGCGGTGCCATCGTGTTCTGCGCCCGGCAGAAAACCGTGGAGGAAACGGCCGAATTTTTGAAACAGGCCGGTGTGGATTGCGGCTATTTTCACGGCGGTATGCAGCCCGAGCAAAAGCGTCAGGTGCAGGAAGCTTTTATCGCCGGCGAGCTTCGGGTAATCGCCGCCACCAATGCCTTTGGTATGGGCGTGGATAAGGCCGACGTGCGCTTGGTGATTCATTTGGATACGCCGGGCTCGCTGGAAAACTATTTGCAGGAAGCCGGTCGGGCCGGTCGTGATCAAGATCCTGCGCGTTGTGTGTTGCTGTATGACGATGCCGACCTGGATGTGCAGTTTCGCTTGCTGCGTAATTCCAAGCTGACGCAACACGATATTTCCGCGATTTTAAAAGCGCTGCGCAGCATCGAGCGCAAAGACCGCAGCGAAGGTTCGGTGGTAGTCACCAGCGGCGAAATATTGCTGGAGATTCCGGACAAGCACGGCATCGATCCCGACGCCGCCGATGCCGACACCAAAGTCCGCATTGCGGTGGCCTGGCTGGAAGAAGCGCGCTTGCTGGAGCGTCAGGAAAATCATACCCGGGTGTTTCCGGGTAGCTTGCAGGTTGCCAGTCTCGAAGAAGCCCAGGTTTTGCTGCAGAAAAAGCTGGGTCCGAATACCAATATCGAGCCTTATATGGCGCTGTTGTCGCAGTTATTTTACAGCGAAGACGACGAAGGCATTAGTACCGACGACTTGATGTTGGCTACCGGCCGCAACTCTCACGAAGTGCAGAGCATGTTACGGGAGTTGGATCGTTTTAAGCTGGTCTCCAACGATACCGAAATCGGCGTGACCCTGTACCGCGATCCCGACACGGTCGATAGGCTGGCGGACTTGCGCAAGCTGGAAGACGCCTTGATCGCCAGCATGCGCGAGGCCGCGCCCGATGCCGACCAAGAGCAATGGCAGATTCTGAATGTGCGACGGCTCTGCGATACCTTGCGGCGCGATGCCGGCGTGGAATTGACGCCGGACAAATTGACCCGCTTGATGAAATCGTTTGCCGAAGCCTTTGGCGATAGTAGCAGCCAGCGTGGTTTTTTCGCGTTGCGTCCGTTCGGTCAGGATAACCGCTATCTTAAATTGCTGCGTAGCTGGCAGGACATCGACCTGATTCGGCACAAACGCATGCGGCTGGCTCAGGCCTTGCTGAATTATTTTCTAGCACAACGCCAAGGCAATAATTTGCTCGTCACCTGCAAGCAAGGCGATTTGGAGGTGGCTTTGCAAGCCGATCTGACTTTGCAGGATCTGGAGGTGCGTGATTGGCAGGTGGCTTTGGCAGCAGCGCTAATCTATCTGGACAGCAATGAAGTTTTGCATCTGGCACGCGGCAAGGCAGTATTTCGGGCGGCGATGAGTATCCAGCTCAATGCCGAAGCCCGGCGCCGACAGTTTAAAAAATCCGATTACGCCGAACTGGCTTTGCACTACAAGGACAAGATTATCCAGGTCCATGTGATGGCGGAATACGCCCGGCTGGCGCTGGGCAAGATTCAGGCGGCGATGGCATTTATCGTCGATTACTTTGCCATGGACAGACCCGAATTCGTGCGCCGCTATTTTGCAGGCCGCCAGGATATTCTGGAAATGGCCACCACCGAAGCCGCGCATCGGCGCATTCTCACCGATCTGCAAAATCCCGATCAGCAAGCCATCGTTGCTGCGCCGCCCGAGGGTAGTCAGTTGGTGTTGGCCGGCCCCGGTTCCGGTAAGACCAAGGTCATCGTGCATCGGGTGGCCTGGTTGCTGCGCGAATGCATGGTGTTGCCGGAAGATATTATGGTGCTGAGTTACAACCGCTCGGCGGCGCTTGAAATTCGCAAACGCTTGTGGGCCTTGATTGGTGCCGATGCCTCCGGCGTCACGGTGCAAACCTTGCACGGCTTGGCAATGCGCTTGACCGGCACCAGTTATGCGGTGGCTGCCGAACATGGTGAGAGCGTTGATTTTTCAGCGGTGATCAAAAACGCCACCGCGCTGTTAAAACAAGCGGAGCAGGGCGACGAACTTGGGCCGGGCATCCAACGTGACCGCTTGCTGTCCGGTTTGCGTTATTTATTGGTTGACGAATATCAGGACATCAACGCCGAGCATTACGAGCTAATCAGCGCGCTGGCCGGTAGAGCCATCAATAGCGAGGACGATAAATTGTCCTTGTTGGCGGTGGGTGACGATGATCAAAACATCTATGCTTTTGGCGGCGCGAATGTGCGTTTCATCAAACAGTTTGCCGTGGACTATCAGGCAAAAACCTACTACCTGATCGAAAATTACCGCTCCACGGCGCAGATCATCCATTGCGCGAACCGGGTGATTGCCCCGGCGCGGGAGCGGATGAAAACCCAGCATGCAATCCAAATCAATTACGCGCGCAGGGATGTGGTGGATGGTGGCGAATTTGCCGAGCTGGATAGTTTGACTCAAGGCCGCGTGCATATTCTGGAAACGCCAGCGTCGTTGGATGGCGAAGTCCAGGTGGCGTCGGTCGAGCTGTTAAGGCTGAACACCTTGGCAAACGCGGGCCAAGTCAGCCATTGGGGCCGGTTTGCGGTGATTGCTAGACATTGGGACACGCTGGAGCCGCTGGCAGAATTGTGTCGGTTGCTAGGCATTCCGGTAAGGCTGATGCGCGACGATTATTTGCTGAATTTGCATGCCACTAGGGAAGGCCATAGTTTGCTGGCCCTGTTGAATAAGCAAAGGCGAACGGCCCGCAAACCAAGGGTGTTGCTGCGTTGGGGATCGTTGTCGCGCTGGTTCAAACGCCGCTATCGGCAAAATGTGAATGAGCTGATCGAACATCCTTATCTAGCCATGCTGGCGCAATTCATCATCGCCGCCGAGGTCGCCGCGCCGGGTTGCCAGCAGGTGGTCAGCAACCTTGTCGATGCACTCTACGAATTCGGTTTCGGCAGCCAGTCCGGTGAAAACGACAGCCGGCATGCGCCGCTACTCTTATTGACGGCGCATCGTGCCAAGGGCTTGGAGTTTGATCATGTCCTGATTCTGGATGGTGGTGGCTGGCAGCAAGCAAGCGACGAGGAGCGGCGGCTGTTTTATGTAGCGATGACGCGCGCCCGCAAAACCCTAACTTTGTGCGCCAAGCAGGGCGGGCGGCATGCTTTTGTCAGAGACTGCGAAGCGCTTTGCGTTAAAACCCAACCGCAACACGCGTTGGAGTTTCAGCGGCTGGGGCAACGCACTTGGACGGCGGATCTTGGGCAAATCGTGTTGTCTTGGCCCGGCTACTTTCCTCCCGGTAAGCCGATCCACCGGGCGATTGCCGCGTTGGATGTGGGTAGCGAGTTGATTTTGCGGGCCAGAAGCGATGGGCAAGCTGGTTGGGAGATAGCCGATTTAAATGGCATGGCAGTTACCCGGATGGCACAGGCTTTTGCGCCGCCAAAAGGCGACATCGTTAAGGTGCGGGTTGCTGCCATTTCGGTTAGACATAGAACCGCCGTGAATACCGAAAATTTGCGTTGCGAGCATTGGGAAGTGGTGTTGCCGGAAATTCTATATTTGCCGAGTTCAAATGTCGGAAAGACCTAAATTTTTCGGCACCGATTTCTTCGTTCCCGCGTATGCGGGAATCCAGGAAAGCCAAAATTCTGGATCCCCGCTTGCGCGGGGATGACGATAAATTCAGTGATTGGGAGGTGGCAGACCTAGCTTTTCAGCTTGGCAATCAACATCTTGTTCACTTCGCCCGGATTGGCCTTGCCTTGGGTTTCTTTCATGATTTGCCCAACTAAGGCCATCAAAGCCTTGTCCTTGCCGGCTCGGTATTGTTCGACTGGTACCGGGTTGGCGGCGATGACTTTGTCGACGATCGTTTCTATCGCGCCGCTGTCGGTGATCTGCTTCAAGCCTTCTTTTTCGATGATCTCGTCGGCGCTGTCGTTGCTGTTCCAAAGCTTGTCGAATACCTGTTTGGCGGTTTTGCCGGAAATCGTGTTGTCGGCAATGCGTTTGATCAAGCCAGCCAAACGGTCGGCACTGACCGGGCAATCGCTGATTTCCAGGCCGGCTTTGTTCAATGCGCCGAGCACGTCGCCGGTCAGCCAGTTGCCGGCCAGTTTGGCTTCGCCGCCGGAGGCTTTGACCACGGCTTCGTAAAAATCGGCCAGTTCGCGGGATGAAGTCAAGGTCGTGGCGCTTTCGTTATCCAGGGCGTATTGATCGATGAAACGCTGCTTCTTAGCATCCGGCAACTCCGGCAGGGTCGCACGGATTTCGTCCTTCAAACTTTCTTCGATCAACACCGGTAACAGATCGGGGTCGGGGAAGTAACGGTAGTCGTTGGCTTCTTCCTTGCTGCGCATCGAGCGGGTTTCGTCTTTGTTGGCGTCGTAAAGCCGCGTTTCCTGAACTACTTTGTTACCGCTTTCGATTACATCGATTTGCCGCTCAATTTCGTGATTGATGGCTTTTTCCACGAACTTGAAAGAGTTGATGTTTTTGATTTCGGCGCGGGTGCCGAATTCCTTTTGGCCTTTGGGGCGCACCGAGACGTTGGCGTCGCAGCGGAACGAGCCTTCCTGCATGTTGCCGTCGCAGATTTCCAGGTAGCGCACCAGTTCGTGCAGTTTACGCATGTAGGCCACGGCTTCCTTGGCGGAACGCATGTCCGGCTCGGAAACAATTTCCAACAGCGGTGTGCCGGCGCGGTTCAGGTCGATACCGGTCAAGCCGTGGAAATCCTCGTGCAGGGATTTGCCGGCGTCTTCTTCCAGATGGGCGCGGGTGATGCCGATGCGTTTTTCGACGCCGTCGACTTCAATGTCCAGATGGCCGTTGCCGACGATGGGCAGCTCGAACTGACTGATCTGATAGCCTTTCGGTAAGTCCGGGTAGAAGTAGTTTTTGCGGGCAAATACCGAGTGTGGCGCGATTTCGGCATCGATCGCCAAGCCGAAAGTCACGGCCTTGCGGACCGCGTCTTTGTTCAGCACCGGCAATACACCGGGCAAGCCTAAATCCACTGCACACGCCTGAGTGTTAGGCTCGGCGCCATAAGCGGTGGCTGCGCCGGAGAAGATTTTGGATTTAGTGGACAGTTGGGTGTGGATTTCCAAGCCGATGACGGCTTCCCATTGTGAGTTCATTCTTGGTTCCTTTAAAGCTTATTCGGCAAAAACGTCGTTCAAGTCGATTTGCAGGTCGGGGAATAAATGCGGGGTGGCGATTTCGTTGCCGGGATACAGGCCGCGTAATTGGTATTTGCCGTGCTCGTCTAGCACAAATTGCTGCACGATCTGCTCGTAGGGGAATACCAGCCAATATTCGCTGACACCGCTTTCTTCGTATAAATCGTATTTCAGGCGAACTTCTTTGCGGCTATTGCCCGGCGACAGTACTTCAATGATCCAATTGGGTGCGCCGTCGCAACCTTGTTCGGTCAGTTTGTCCTTGTCGCAGATCACGCAAAGATCGGGTTGCACGACGCTGAAAGCTTCGCGGTCGGTCAGTAGCGATTTGCGGCGGTCGTAAAGCTTGACGTCGAAGGGGGCAATAAAGACTTCACAACTTTTGTGCAAGAAGTAGTTGTCAATTGGTCGCAGTAACTTAAGCGCAATCCTTTGATGCTTGACATTTGGTGCAGGCGACATCGCCATGATCTTGCCCTTGATAAGCTCGACCGATTCTTCGAGCTGCCAGGTCAAATAATCCGCGTAGCTATAGGTGCCGTTCGGGTCCAGTTGCGATAGTTGCGTGATAGGCGCCATGTTGCCTCCCGTGCTACTCGAAGCCTTTCGGTAGTTGCAAATGCCAGTCGGTCACTTGTTGATAGCGATGGCCGACATTCAGCAATTTAGCTTCGCTGAAATAATTGCCAATGACATGCAAACCCACCGGCTTGCCGTTTATGAAACCTGCCGGAATCGACATGGCTGGTAGGCCGGCCAGGTTGATGGCTATCGTGTAAATGTCTTCCAGATACATCTGAATCGGATCGCTGGTTTTTTCGCCGATACGAAAGGCGGTGCTGGGGGTAACCGGGCCCATCAATACATCGACTTCGCTCAAAGCTCGCTTGAAGTCATCGCTGATCAGGCGGCGTACTTGTTGAGCTTTTAAGTAATAAGCGTCGTAATAACCGGCCGACAGCGCATAGGTGCCCATCAGGATACGGCGTTTGACTTCCGCACCGAAGGCTTCGCCGCGCGAGCGAGTGTACAGGTCAGTCAATTCTGCCGGATTTTGGCAACGGTAGCCGAAGCGCACGCCGTCGTAACGCGAGAGGTTGGACGAACATTCGGCCGAAGCAATGACGTAATAGGCGGGAATGGCCAAGTTCAGGTTGGGCATGTCCACCTCTTTGACTTCCGCGCCGAGTTTTTGGTATTCGGCGATGGCGGCCTGGATGGCGGCAGCCATTTGGCTGTCGAGTTCGGCGCTAAAAAACTGTTTTGGCAGACCGATCTTCAAACCTTGCAAGCTATCGTTCAGGTCCGCGCTATAGTCAGGCACCGCTTGATTCACGCTGGTGGAGTCTTTAGGATCGAAGCCGGCCATGATTTGCATCAACAGAGCGGCATCTTCGGCGCTCCGGGTCATCGGTCCGCCCTGATCCAGACTGGAAGCGTAAGCGATCATGCCGTAGCGCGACACCCGGCCGTAAGTCGGTTTTAAACCAGTGATGCCGCACAATGCCGCAGGCTGGCGAATCGAACCACCGGTATCGGTGCCCGTCACGGCAGGTGCAAGGCGCCCCGCAACTGCCGCCGCCGAGCCGCCGGACGAGCCGCCGGGGACGCAATCAGTCGCCCAAGGGTTGCGCACCGGCCCGTAGAAGCTGTTTTCGTTGGACGAACCCATCGCAAATTCGTCCATGTTCAATTTGCCCAGCATCACCGCGCCGGCGCTGTTGAAATGATCAACCACGGTGGCGTCGTAAGGGGCGATGAAATTGTCCAGCATTTTCGAGCCGCAGCTGGTTTTAGTGCCTAGCGTGCAGAAAATGTCTTTTTGGGCGATGGGGATGCCGGCAAGTGGTCCGGCGTTACCAGTGGCCAGCAGTTGATCGGCGGCTCTCGCTTGTAGCAAGGCGCTTTCTGCGCTAACGGTGATAAACGCATTTAAGTCTTGGTGCTGGCTTATGCGGTCCAAGAAGAATTGGGTGAGTTCAACGCTGGAAAATTCTTTACTGCGCAGCCCGGCTGCCAGTTCGCTAAGGTTTTTTTTGTGCATAATCGTCCTTAATCGATGACTTTCGGAACCAGGTACAATCCGGCTTCGGTTTGCGGGGCTATGGATTGGAAATGGTCGCGTTGGTCGGTCTCTGTCACCGCATCTTCGCGCAGACGTTGCATTTGATCCAAGGGATGCGCCATTGGTGTCACGCCGTCGGTATTTAACTGGCCCATCTGGGTCATTAATTCCAGTACGCCCGATAGGTCTTTTGCATAGTGTTCGACATCTTGTTCAGCAATGCCCAGCCTTGCCAGGTGAGCGATTTTTTTAACGTCATTCGCCGTTAACGACATTCTTCTAACTCCAGGTTTTCTTAGTAAAACTATGATACTTTATATCTTGCTCAAATACCTGCTTGATTGTTAAAGTAGTGGGATTTTCCGTGTGCGCTTAGGGTACTGCTTACAATGTTTAAAAGAATTCGTGGCCTTTTTTCCAATGATTTGTCGATCGATTTGGGTACGGCAAATACGTTAATTTATGTTCCAGGCCAGGGAATCGTACTCAACGAGCCTTCCGTGGTGGCGATCAAGGAAGACAAAATTCGCGGCCAAAAAACCATCGCTGCTATCGGGGCGGATGCCAAAAGCATGTTGGGCCGCACGCCCGGTAATATCACCGCTATTCGGCCGTTGAAAGACGGCGTGATTGCGGACTTCGCCGTCACCGAGCGCATGCTGCGGTTTTTTATCAAAAAAGTCCACGAAAACAAGCTGTTGCGGCCCAGTCCGCGGATTTTGATCTGCGTGCCTTGCGGCTCGACCCAGGTTGAACGCCGCGCGATTCGTGAATCGGCGGCCATGGCGGGTGCTAGAGAAGTGTATTTGATCGAAGAGCCGATGTCCGCTGCTGTTGGCGCCGGTTTGCCGGTGGATACCGCGCATGGCTCCATGGTTTTGGACATAGGTGGGGGCACCTCGGAAGTGGCGGTCATTTCTTTGAACGGTATTGTTTATTCCGCCTCAGTCCGAATTGGCGGCGATCGCTTCGACGATGCCATCATCAGCTATGTGCGCCGCAACTATGGCACCTTGATCGGCGAAGCAACAGCCGAAAAAATCAAACATCAAATCGGCGCGGCCTATCCCGGCAGCGAAGTGCGCGAGATGCAGGTCACCGGCCGTAATCTGGCCGAGGGCGTGCCGCGCAGCTTTTCATTGAACAGCAATGAAATTCTGGAAGCCTTGCAAGAACCATTATCCGGCATAGTCAGCGCGGTGAAAGTGGCGTTGGAACAAACTCCGCCGGAACTGGGTGCGGACGTGGCCAGTCGCGGTATTGTGTTGACGGGCGGTGGCGCATTGTTAAAAGACATCGATCGTTTGATTTCCGAAGAAACCGGCTTGCCGGTCTACATTGCCGATGATCCTTTGACTTGTGTAGCGAGAGGCGGCGGTATGGTGTTGGAAATGTTGGATTCGAAAGGTGCGTCGGCGTTCTCTCTGGAATAAGCGCTGAGCTGAAGTATCTCTAAAAGGCCGCTGTAATCGCGAAAAGCGGCTACAGCGGCCTTTTCTACGAAATTTGTGCCGCTCGGCGATGAAAGTGCCTTGAAGCGGAAGTCCATATGCTTACTTTCGCGTCAATTGACGCCGGTCTTGAT encodes the following:
- the gatB gene encoding Asp-tRNA(Asn)/Glu-tRNA(Gln) amidotransferase subunit GatB yields the protein MNSQWEAVIGLEIHTQLSTKSKIFSGAATAYGAEPNTQACAVDLGLPGVLPVLNKDAVRKAVTFGLAIDAEIAPHSVFARKNYFYPDLPKGYQISQFELPIVGNGHLDIEVDGVEKRIGITRAHLEEDAGKSLHEDFHGLTGIDLNRAGTPLLEIVSEPDMRSAKEAVAYMRKLHELVRYLEICDGNMQEGSFRCDANVSVRPKGQKEFGTRAEIKNINSFKFVEKAINHEIERQIDVIESGNKVVQETRLYDANKDETRSMRSKEEANDYRYFPDPDLLPVLIEESLKDEIRATLPELPDAKKQRFIDQYALDNESATTLTSSRELADFYEAVVKASGGEAKLAGNWLTGDVLGALNKAGLEISDCPVSADRLAGLIKRIADNTISGKTAKQVFDKLWNSNDSADEIIEKEGLKQITDSGAIETIVDKVIAANPVPVEQYRAGKDKALMALVGQIMKETQGKANPGEVNKMLIAKLKS
- a CDS encoding Uma2 family endonuclease, whose translation is MAPITQLSQLDPNGTYSYADYLTWQLEESVELIKGKIMAMSPAPNVKHQRIALKLLRPIDNYFLHKSCEVFIAPFDVKLYDRRKSLLTDREAFSVVQPDLCVICDKDKLTEQGCDGAPNWIIEVLSPGNSRKEVRLKYDLYEESGVSEYWLVFPYEQIVQQFVLDEHGKYQLRGLYPGNEIATPHLFPDLQIDLNDVFAE
- the gatA gene encoding Asp-tRNA(Asn)/Glu-tRNA(Gln) amidotransferase subunit GatA is translated as MHKKNLSELAAGLRSKEFSSVELTQFFLDRISQHQDLNAFITVSAESALLQARAADQLLATGNAGPLAGIPIAQKDIFCTLGTKTSCGSKMLDNFIAPYDATVVDHFNSAGAVMLGKLNMDEFAMGSSNENSFYGPVRNPWATDCVPGGSSGGSAAAVAGRLAPAVTGTDTGGSIRQPAALCGITGLKPTYGRVSRYGMIAYASSLDQGGPMTRSAEDAALLMQIMAGFDPKDSTSVNQAVPDYSADLNDSLQGLKIGLPKQFFSAELDSQMAAAIQAAIAEYQKLGAEVKEVDMPNLNLAIPAYYVIASAECSSNLSRYDGVRFGYRCQNPAELTDLYTRSRGEAFGAEVKRRILMGTYALSAGYYDAYYLKAQQVRRLISDDFKRALSEVDVLMGPVTPSTAFRIGEKTSDPIQMYLEDIYTIAINLAGLPAMSIPAGFINGKPVGLHVIGNYFSEAKLLNVGHRYQQVTDWHLQLPKGFE
- the gatC gene encoding Asp-tRNA(Asn)/Glu-tRNA(Gln) amidotransferase subunit GatC, translated to MSLTANDVKKIAHLARLGIAEQDVEHYAKDLSGVLELMTQMGQLNTDGVTPMAHPLDQMQRLREDAVTETDQRDHFQSIAPQTEAGLYLVPKVID
- a CDS encoding rod shape-determining protein, which translates into the protein MFKRIRGLFSNDLSIDLGTANTLIYVPGQGIVLNEPSVVAIKEDKIRGQKTIAAIGADAKSMLGRTPGNITAIRPLKDGVIADFAVTERMLRFFIKKVHENKLLRPSPRILICVPCGSTQVERRAIRESAAMAGAREVYLIEEPMSAAVGAGLPVDTAHGSMVLDIGGGTSEVAVISLNGIVYSASVRIGGDRFDDAIISYVRRNYGTLIGEATAEKIKHQIGAAYPGSEVREMQVTGRNLAEGVPRSFSLNSNEILEALQEPLSGIVSAVKVALEQTPPELGADVASRGIVLTGGGALLKDIDRLISEETGLPVYIADDPLTCVARGGGMVLEMLDSKGASAFSLE